Proteins from a single region of Desulfobacter postgatei 2ac9:
- the hslU gene encoding ATP-dependent protease ATPase subunit HslU — translation MKDLKPHQIVTELDKYIIGQNAAKKSVAVALRNRWRRRQVEPDLQDEIAPKNIILIGPTGVGKTEIARRLANLTDSPFYKVEASKFTEVGYVGRDVESMIRDLVELTVNTLKCRQQEAVQEKAEKIARERVLDILLPSPKSSPGFGLDTGDDNSQKPEDNSAHTREKLGKMLDDGKLDDRKIDIDVPEKNFPMVEIFSNAGIEEMGINMKDMLGNLMPKNTKRRNVKVKDALALIAQEEAAHLVDMDEVKNDAITMVEQSGIIFIDEIDKIAGKEKSHGPEVSKEGVQRDLLPIVEGSSVPTKYGTVKTDHILFIASGAFHVSKPSDLIPELQGRFPIRVELSSLGASEFTRILTEPKNALVLQYIALLRTEGVELSFTQGAVDKIARIAVEVNASMENIGARRLHTLMERLLEEILFDAPDVEYTSITIDSDFVERQLSTIARNQDLSRYIL, via the coding sequence ATGAAGGATTTAAAACCCCACCAGATTGTAACAGAATTGGATAAGTACATTATCGGTCAGAATGCCGCCAAAAAATCAGTGGCTGTGGCCTTGAGAAACCGATGGCGCAGAAGGCAAGTCGAACCGGATCTCCAGGATGAGATTGCACCTAAAAATATTATCCTCATCGGCCCCACAGGCGTCGGCAAAACCGAAATTGCCCGACGCCTTGCCAATTTGACGGATTCCCCATTTTACAAAGTGGAAGCATCCAAATTCACCGAGGTGGGGTATGTGGGCCGGGACGTGGAATCCATGATCCGGGATTTGGTTGAACTTACGGTAAACACGCTCAAATGCCGTCAGCAGGAAGCGGTTCAGGAAAAGGCGGAAAAAATCGCCCGGGAGCGGGTGCTTGATATTCTGTTGCCTTCCCCAAAAAGCAGTCCCGGCTTCGGGCTGGATACCGGGGATGATAATTCACAAAAGCCTGAAGATAATTCCGCCCATACCCGCGAAAAGCTTGGTAAAATGCTTGATGACGGCAAGCTTGACGACCGTAAAATAGATATTGATGTCCCGGAAAAAAATTTCCCCATGGTGGAAATTTTTTCAAATGCCGGCATCGAGGAGATGGGTATCAATATGAAAGATATGCTTGGCAATTTGATGCCCAAAAACACCAAGCGCCGCAATGTAAAAGTCAAAGACGCCCTTGCCCTGATTGCCCAGGAGGAGGCGGCCCATCTGGTGGATATGGACGAGGTCAAAAACGATGCCATTACAATGGTCGAACAGTCCGGCATCATTTTCATCGACGAGATCGACAAGATTGCGGGTAAAGAAAAGAGTCACGGACCCGAAGTCTCCAAGGAAGGGGTGCAAAGAGATCTTTTGCCGATTGTGGAAGGCAGTTCCGTGCCTACCAAATACGGTACCGTCAAAACAGATCATATTCTGTTTATTGCCTCGGGTGCCTTTCATGTGTCCAAACCATCGGACCTTATTCCGGAGTTACAGGGAAGATTTCCCATCCGGGTGGAGCTCTCCTCTTTAGGCGCATCGGAATTTACCCGTATTCTCACCGAGCCTAAAAATGCCCTGGTGCTGCAGTACATAGCCCTGCTGCGCACCGAAGGGGTGGAATTAAGTTTTACCCAGGGGGCTGTGGATAAAATTGCCCGGATTGCCGTTGAGGTGAATGCATCCATGGAAAACATCGGGGCCAGGCGGCTTCATACACTTATGGAACGGCTGCTTGAAGAGATTTTATTTGATGCCCCGGATGTGGAGTACACCAGTATTACCATTGATTCTGATTTTGTTGAACGACAGTTGTCAACTATTGCCAGAAACCAGGACTTAAGCAGGTATATCTTATGA
- the argB gene encoding acetylglutamate kinase, whose translation MKNTVADILIEALPYIQKFSGKTVVIKYGGHAMVDEELKTKFSKDIILLKTIGINPVVVHGGGPQINKALKAMGITSTFIKGMRYTDDATMDVVEMVLGGKVNKDVVSRINLEGGRAVGLTGKDAGLILAEKMTIYHQEDETKPPEIIDPGMVGDVSRVNPEIIHTLSDQGFIPIIAPVGVGTKGETYNINADVVAARIASALSAERLILVTDVDGVLDSDKTLISSLNEQQARQMIRDSRISGGMIPKVECGLSALNAGVKKAHIINGKIAHAVLLELFTDSGIGTQLFAKKFNN comes from the coding sequence ATGAAAAATACTGTTGCAGACATATTGATAGAGGCCTTACCCTATATCCAAAAATTTTCCGGAAAAACCGTGGTGATCAAGTATGGCGGACATGCCATGGTAGATGAGGAACTGAAAACCAAATTTTCCAAGGACATTATCCTGCTTAAAACCATCGGAATCAATCCTGTGGTGGTCCATGGCGGCGGTCCCCAGATCAATAAAGCGCTCAAAGCCATGGGGATCACATCTACCTTTATCAAGGGGATGCGGTATACGGACGATGCCACCATGGATGTGGTGGAAATGGTTTTAGGCGGCAAGGTGAACAAGGATGTCGTCTCCCGAATCAACCTGGAAGGCGGACGGGCCGTAGGTCTTACGGGCAAGGATGCAGGATTGATCCTGGCCGAAAAAATGACCATTTATCACCAGGAAGATGAAACCAAGCCACCGGAGATCATTGATCCGGGCATGGTGGGGGATGTGTCCCGGGTAAATCCGGAGATCATTCACACGTTGAGCGACCAGGGCTTTATCCCCATTATTGCGCCGGTGGGTGTGGGCACCAAAGGCGAAACATACAATATTAATGCAGATGTGGTGGCGGCAAGAATCGCTTCCGCACTTAGTGCCGAGCGCCTTATTCTTGTCACGGACGTAGACGGGGTGCTGGACAGTGACAAGACGCTTATCTCTTCGTTAAATGAGCAGCAGGCCCGCCAGATGATTCGGGACAGCCGGATTTCAGGAGGCATGATTCCAAAGGTGGAATGCGGACTTTCCGCCTTGAATGCCGGCGTTAAAAAAGCCCATATCATTAACGGGAAAATTGCCCATGCGGTTTTGCTGGAGCTGTTTACGGATTCAGGGATAGGCACCCAGCTGTTTGCCAAAAAGTTTAATAATTAA
- a CDS encoding aspartate aminotransferase family protein, with protein sequence MSIQLTQDHVFKTYLREGRPFVKGRGSKLYDDQGNVYTDFLAGIAVCNMGHCHPDLTAAICAQAGALLHVSNLFYTRPQAELAKVLTEKSFADRVFFANSGAEANEAAIKLARRFFQAKGEIDRFKIVTMQQSFHGRTMATLSATGQDKIKKGFYPLLDGFAHVPFNDIEALKAVVDDTVCAVMMEPVQGEGGVVPADPEYIKAVRQLCTDTGTLLIFDEIQTGMGRCGTLFAHQSYDVVPDIMTLAKALANGVPIGAMLANKEAAEGFEIGSHGSTFGGTPLATAAALEVVRLISEQGFLASVREKSAYFMAQLNSLKEKHRKVVDVRGKGLLIGMELDISKGKTATEYVSECFKKGFIINAIQDKILRFAPPLIIETAEINQLVATLDSLLAGEDH encoded by the coding sequence ATGAGCATTCAACTTACCCAAGATCATGTGTTTAAGACCTATTTGCGTGAGGGGCGGCCCTTTGTCAAAGGTCGGGGCAGCAAACTTTATGACGATCAGGGAAATGTATATACCGATTTTTTGGCCGGCATTGCCGTATGTAATATGGGGCATTGCCATCCCGATCTCACCGCAGCCATTTGTGCCCAGGCCGGCGCTCTGCTGCATGTGTCCAATTTGTTCTACACAAGACCTCAAGCCGAACTTGCAAAGGTTTTAACTGAAAAATCCTTTGCTGACCGCGTGTTTTTTGCCAATTCAGGGGCCGAAGCCAACGAGGCTGCCATCAAACTTGCCCGGCGGTTTTTTCAGGCAAAGGGGGAGATCGACAGGTTCAAGATCGTGACCATGCAGCAAAGCTTTCACGGACGGACCATGGCCACGCTGTCCGCCACGGGTCAGGACAAAATCAAAAAGGGATTTTATCCCCTGCTGGATGGGTTTGCCCATGTGCCATTCAATGATATTGAGGCGCTTAAAGCTGTTGTAGATGATACGGTGTGTGCGGTAATGATGGAGCCTGTCCAGGGGGAGGGCGGGGTCGTCCCTGCCGATCCCGAATATATCAAGGCCGTAAGGCAGCTGTGCACGGATACCGGCACTCTGCTGATTTTTGATGAAATCCAGACCGGCATGGGCCGTTGCGGCACACTGTTCGCACACCAATCCTATGATGTCGTACCTGACATTATGACCCTTGCCAAGGCCCTGGCCAATGGGGTGCCCATCGGCGCTATGCTCGCCAATAAAGAGGCCGCCGAGGGATTTGAAATTGGTAGCCACGGCTCCACCTTTGGCGGCACTCCCCTTGCCACGGCTGCAGCCCTTGAAGTGGTTCGTTTGATTTCTGAACAGGGTTTTCTGGCATCTGTCCGTGAGAAAAGCGCTTATTTTATGGCGCAGCTCAATAGTTTAAAAGAAAAGCATCGCAAAGTGGTGGATGTCAGGGGAAAAGGCCTGCTTATCGGCATGGAGCTTGATATTTCCAAGGGGAAAACAGCCACAGAGTATGTGTCTGAGTGCTTCAAAAAAGGCTTTATTATTAATGCAATTCAAGATAAAATTCTTAGATTTGCACCTCCCCTGATTATAGAGACGGCCGAAATTAATCAGTTGGTTGCCACGCTGGACAGCCTGCTTGCAGGAGAAGATCATTGA
- the argF gene encoding ornithine carbamoyltransferase, producing the protein MKKDLLCLLDLEPQDFITLFERALSLKERHKKGIFDSLLAGKTLGLIFDKKSTRTRIAFETAMIQLGGHSIYMSTQDTQISRNEPAKDTARVLSRYIDCLAMRTFDHHLVEEFAQSSTIPVINALTDTYHPCQILSDIMTVIEHKGGYENVRIAWVGDGNNVANSWVNAASVLGLELMVACPDNHHIKPDIIAASGADTKKNIVFTNDPKEAVKGADVVYTDVWASMGEEDQLEGRLKTFKGFQVNEQLLKGAKDDCLVLHCLPAHRGEEIAESVLEAENAAFWDQAENKRHMHKAILECLILG; encoded by the coding sequence TTGAAGAAGGATTTATTGTGTTTACTGGATCTTGAACCCCAGGATTTTATAACCCTCTTTGAAAGGGCCTTAAGTCTGAAGGAACGTCATAAAAAAGGTATTTTCGATTCTCTTCTGGCCGGCAAAACCCTGGGCCTCATTTTTGATAAGAAATCTACCCGGACTCGCATTGCTTTTGAAACGGCCATGATCCAGCTGGGCGGACACTCCATATATATGAGTACTCAGGATACCCAAATATCCAGAAATGAGCCGGCAAAGGATACGGCCCGGGTTTTATCCCGTTACATTGACTGCCTGGCCATGAGAACCTTTGACCACCATTTGGTGGAAGAATTTGCCCAAAGTTCGACGATTCCAGTGATTAACGCGCTGACAGACACCTATCATCCATGCCAGATTTTAAGCGACATCATGACCGTGATTGAACATAAAGGCGGGTATGAAAATGTTAGAATCGCCTGGGTAGGAGATGGTAATAATGTGGCCAATTCCTGGGTCAATGCAGCCTCCGTGCTGGGGCTGGAGCTGATGGTGGCCTGTCCCGACAATCACCATATCAAGCCCGATATCATTGCCGCATCCGGGGCGGACACAAAGAAAAATATTGTGTTCACCAATGACCCCAAAGAGGCTGTTAAGGGTGCCGATGTTGTGTATACGGATGTATGGGCCAGTATGGGTGAGGAAGACCAGCTTGAAGGGCGACTCAAAACGTTCAAGGGATTCCAGGTCAATGAGCAACTGCTCAAGGGCGCCAAGGATGATTGTCTGGTGCTTCACTGCCTGCCCGCTCACAGGGGGGAGGAGATTGCCGAATCTGTTCTTGAAGCTGAAAATGCAGCGTTCTGGGATCAGGCGGAAAATAAGCGGCATATGCACAAGGCCATTCTCGAGTGCTTAATTTTAGGCTGA
- the argH gene encoding argininosuccinate lyase, giving the protein MSEKLWGGRFAESTDKLVESVNASINVDKRLYESDIKGSQAHLEMMAKQGIISSEDAETLVQGLDTVKARIDNNEMEFTDALEDIHMHVEEHLGDVCGPVARKLHTGRSRNDQVALDVRIYLKDETLTLIQMLKDFQAALVTLADANKKTVMPGYTHMQRAQPVLFAHHMLAYYQMFKRDVERLEDSLKRLDVMPLGCAALAGTTFPIDREYTCQVLGFSRVSENSMDSVSDRDFVMEFISHASICMIHLSRLSEELILWSTSEFAFITISDAFTTGSSIMPQKKNPDVCELVRGKTGRVVGNLMAILTTMKSLPMAYNKDMQEDKEPLFDTIDTLKVCLEVYTRMFAHIEVHKERMRAACMTGFLNATDFADYLVNKGVAFRTAHGIAGKAVAFAIEQEKELDDLTLEEMHAFSDLIEKDVYGFISLDATVARRNSYGGTGFENVSAAVDAAKKDLGI; this is encoded by the coding sequence ATGAGCGAGAAATTATGGGGCGGTCGGTTTGCCGAATCCACGGATAAACTGGTGGAGTCTGTTAACGCGTCCATAAACGTGGATAAACGTCTCTATGAGAGCGATATAAAAGGCAGTCAGGCCCACCTTGAAATGATGGCAAAACAGGGGATTATCTCATCAGAGGATGCAGAAACCCTGGTTCAGGGCCTGGACACGGTAAAAGCCCGTATTGATAATAATGAAATGGAATTTACCGATGCCCTGGAAGATATACACATGCATGTGGAGGAACATTTAGGCGATGTCTGTGGCCCTGTGGCCAGGAAACTGCATACGGGCAGAAGCCGTAATGACCAGGTGGCTCTGGATGTGCGTATTTATCTCAAGGACGAGACCTTAACCCTTATCCAGATGCTTAAAGATTTTCAGGCGGCACTGGTGACCCTTGCCGATGCCAACAAAAAAACAGTGATGCCCGGATATACTCATATGCAGCGGGCCCAACCCGTATTGTTTGCTCATCACATGCTGGCATACTATCAGATGTTCAAGCGGGATGTGGAGCGGCTGGAAGATTCCCTGAAGCGCCTGGATGTGATGCCTCTGGGCTGCGCCGCCCTGGCCGGCACCACTTTTCCCATTGACCGGGAATATACCTGTCAGGTTCTAGGCTTTTCCCGGGTATCGGAAAATTCCATGGATTCTGTGTCTGATCGTGACTTTGTCATGGAATTTATTTCCCATGCCTCCATCTGCATGATCCATCTGTCCCGGTTGTCCGAGGAGCTGATTTTATGGTCCACATCAGAATTTGCTTTTATCACCATCTCCGATGCCTTTACCACCGGCTCTTCCATTATGCCCCAGAAAAAAAATCCGGATGTGTGCGAACTTGTCAGGGGTAAGACAGGGCGCGTGGTGGGTAATCTTATGGCGATTTTAACTACCATGAAATCCTTGCCCATGGCCTATAACAAGGATATGCAGGAAGACAAGGAACCCTTGTTCGATACCATTGATACCCTGAAAGTTTGTCTTGAGGTGTATACCCGAATGTTTGCGCACATTGAGGTGCATAAGGAGCGGATGCGGGCTGCCTGCATGACCGGTTTTTTAAATGCCACGGATTTTGCGGATTATCTGGTTAACAAAGGCGTTGCCTTCAGAACGGCCCATGGGATTGCTGGAAAGGCGGTGGCCTTTGCCATAGAGCAGGAAAAGGAATTGGATGATTTGACGCTTGAAGAGATGCATGCCTTCAGTGATCTTATTGAAAAAGATGTTTATGGTTTTATCAGCCTGGATGCCACGGTGGCCCGGCGTAACTCCTATGGTGGGACCGGATTTGAGAACGTATCTGCGGCCGTGGATGCGGCAAAAAAGGATCTCGGGATTTGA
- the folK gene encoding 2-amino-4-hydroxy-6-hydroxymethyldihydropteridine diphosphokinase, giving the protein MNFPDSLSLTPAFLSIGANVGNKIANIALAIRRLGATEGIFIEALSKFYKTAPQNYTDQNWFVNAAIKIQTTCSPKQLLDVLQTIEKEQNPNGKPFRFGPRKIDLDIVFYGQSVINTATLVIPHPRMHERAFVLKPLCDIDRNLVHPVNGLTVGELFEQIKIDDSQAVIALAKEETREIFY; this is encoded by the coding sequence TTGAATTTCCCTGATTCCTTATCCCTGACGCCTGCATTTTTAAGCATCGGTGCCAATGTGGGAAATAAAATTGCCAACATTGCTCTGGCCATCAGGCGCCTTGGGGCAACAGAAGGGATTTTTATAGAGGCCCTGTCAAAATTTTATAAGACAGCGCCCCAAAATTATACGGATCAGAACTGGTTTGTGAATGCAGCCATTAAGATCCAAACGACTTGTTCTCCCAAACAGCTTTTAGACGTCCTGCAAACCATTGAAAAAGAGCAGAATCCGAACGGAAAACCCTTCAGATTTGGTCCGCGAAAGATTGATCTGGACATTGTTTTTTACGGTCAAAGCGTGATAAACACGGCGACTCTTGTGATTCCCCATCCCAGAATGCATGAACGCGCCTTTGTATTGAAACCCCTTTGCGACATAGATAGGAATCTGGTTCACCCGGTAAACGGCCTGACCGTGGGTGAACTGTTTGAACAAATTAAAATAGATGACAGCCAGGCGGTGATTGCCCTGGCCAAGGAGGAGACCCGTGAAATTTTTTATTGA
- the fsa gene encoding fructose-6-phosphate aldolase yields the protein MKFFIDTANIEQIKDANDMGMVDGVTTNPSLIAKEEGEFKDIIAQICKIVDGPVSAEVISLEYEGMVAEARELVKIADNIAVKIPMTVDGLKAVKTLSAEGINTNVTLVFSALQALMAAKAGATYVSPFVGRLDDLAQEGMGLIEEIVQIFTNYDFDTQIIVASVRSQLHVLQSALMGADIATIPYDVLKKLAAHHMTDKGIESFLADWKKKKKKKK from the coding sequence GTGAAATTTTTTATTGATACAGCCAATATTGAACAGATCAAGGATGCCAATGATATGGGCATGGTGGATGGTGTGACCACCAACCCGTCCCTGATCGCCAAAGAAGAAGGTGAGTTCAAAGACATTATTGCCCAAATCTGCAAAATTGTTGACGGTCCTGTTTCCGCAGAAGTAATCAGCCTGGAATATGAGGGCATGGTCGCGGAGGCCCGGGAACTTGTGAAAATTGCCGATAACATTGCCGTGAAAATCCCCATGACCGTGGACGGGCTTAAGGCGGTTAAAACATTATCTGCCGAAGGCATCAACACCAATGTCACTTTGGTGTTTTCCGCGCTCCAAGCCCTGATGGCTGCCAAGGCCGGTGCAACCTATGTTTCTCCATTTGTAGGCCGCCTTGATGACCTGGCCCAGGAAGGCATGGGGCTCATTGAAGAAATTGTCCAGATTTTTACCAACTATGATTTTGACACCCAGATCATTGTGGCTTCGGTGAGAAGCCAGCTGCATGTCCTGCAGTCCGCCCTGATGGGTGCGGACATTGCTACCATCCCTTATGACGTGCTTAAAAAACTGGCCGCCCATCATATGACGGACAAGGGCATCGAATCTTTCCTGGCAGACTGGAAAAAGAAAAAAAAGAAGAAGAAATGA
- the istB gene encoding IS21-like element helper ATPase IstB, whose product MMSDRDQIVNHLKSLHMPTMRRSYEEMADQARAESWGYEHYLLQLLNLECEGRWQNRIARNLRASRLPPSKTFENFDKKRLPIKVANHLNVLIDGSFLNQSENILAFGNPGSGKTHLLCAIGHELIAQGKQVLFIPCSHLVQDLLIAKRELELTKKLKSLSRFDAVIIDDIGYVQQSREEMEVLFTFLADRYEQGSLMITSNLPFSKWEQIFKDPMTTAAAIDRLVHHSIIFELNVESYRMEQAKKEAESC is encoded by the coding sequence ATGATGAGCGACAGAGACCAGATTGTAAACCATCTTAAAAGTCTGCACATGCCGACCATGCGCCGCAGCTATGAAGAAATGGCAGATCAGGCCCGGGCTGAGTCATGGGGGTATGAGCACTATCTTTTGCAGTTGCTGAATCTTGAATGTGAAGGGCGCTGGCAAAACCGGATAGCACGGAACCTGAGGGCATCCAGGCTGCCACCCTCGAAAACCTTTGAGAATTTTGATAAAAAGCGTCTTCCCATAAAGGTCGCTAATCATTTGAATGTACTGATCGACGGCTCTTTTTTAAATCAATCTGAAAACATTTTGGCCTTTGGAAATCCTGGAAGCGGGAAAACCCATCTGTTATGTGCCATTGGTCATGAATTGATTGCACAAGGAAAACAGGTCCTTTTCATCCCATGCAGCCATCTTGTCCAGGATCTGCTGATCGCCAAAAGGGAACTTGAGTTGACAAAAAAGCTCAAAAGTCTTTCCAGATTTGATGCCGTGATTATCGATGATATCGGATATGTCCAGCAAAGCCGGGAAGAGATGGAAGTTCTGTTCACCTTCCTGGCAGATCGGTATGAACAAGGCAGCCTGATGATCACCAGCAATCTTCCCTTTTCTAAATGGGAACAGATTTTTAAGGACCCTATGACAACTGCTGCGGCTATTGACCGGCTTGTTCACCACAGCATTATCTTCGAATTGAATGTTGAAAGCTATCGTATGGAGCAGGCCAAAAAGGAGGCAGAATCATGTTAG